The sequence GGCTAATACGTAGTTCTATTATATtagagaaaaatgcaaaaagtacAAACAAACAACTAGTTCTAATGTCTTCAAATGTAGTACTTCTTGATGGCGTCTGAGTTGATCGGCTTTGTACTTACTGTGCCATTCATTTCTGCAAGGATTACTGCTCTTCATGAGAGTACTCGGTGAACCATGTAAGGACCTTTGGCTTtatcttggtgagggaatatctTCTTCAATACTAACTGTCCCGGTGTGAATCGACGAGGTTTGACTTTCTTGTTGAACACCTTGATAATTCTATTTTGATAGAGTTGACCATGGCAGACTGCATCCAACCTCTTCTCGTCAATGAGCATCAGTTGCTCCATCCTGCTATGAATCCATTCAGAGTCGTCTAGACCAACCTCTTGAATGACTTTTAATAAAGGTATCTCTACTTTTGTAGGTATCACTGCTTCCGACTCATAAACCAACATGTAGAGAGTTGCCCCAGTAGAAGTTCTGATTGTGGTGCGATATCCAAGTAAAGCATATGGAAAATTCTCATGCCATTCCCTATTACCGTCCACTATTTTCATCAAGAtcctcttgatattcttgtttgcAGCTTCAACCACTCCATTTATTTGTAGTCGATAAGCCGTGGAATTTCGATGAGAGATCTTAAACTTTTTGCAAATCTCTCTCATCAAATCACTATAAATATTG comes from Capsicum annuum cultivar UCD-10X-F1 chromosome 2, UCD10Xv1.1, whole genome shotgun sequence and encodes:
- the LOC107857974 gene encoding uncharacterized protein LOC107857974 — encoded protein: MGSPWPFTAWGMDVIGPIEPPASNGHRFILVAIDYFTKWVDASTHKVITKKVVADFVRNNLVCWFGIPESIITDNGANIYSDLMREICKKFKISHRNSTAYRLQINGVVEAANKNIKRILMKIVDGNREWHENFPYALLGYRTTIRTSTGATLYMLVYESEAVIPTKVEIPLLKVIQEVGLDDSEWIHSRMEQLMLIDEKRLDAVCHGQLYQNRIIKVFNKKVKPRRFTPGQLVLKKIFPHQDKAKGSSDQIERIKAGQNGVYTLNAHHQQQTRMVSLFSEARVTSSSPLSLNNNNAPFFHPSHLRPFSTLLKMEPP